CCGTGGTCATCTCGCAGGTATGGCCTTTACTTCTGTTAGCGTAATGCTAATCTGTGATTTGGAAATcataagtgttttaaaatttaccAATCAAATGCATTAGAAACTATATATTACTTGCAAATAAACAGTACTGTAACTTCTCTACATAGGTAGCAAATCCGCATGGTGCACAAAAACGCTCCACACAAGAGAAAAAACTCATTGATTTCAGCTGAATTTGATGCTAGCATGTTGCAAAGCTAACAGTGCAATGCTCTAATAAGCCTACAACTActatgcacacacaaatattctgtcaaataaaacattttgtgttttgattacCTCCTGATACAGGAATGAATGCTACAATGAGGCGGATCGATCAGGTGACCAACATCCTGGCTCCACTGGCAGTGGGTCAGGTAATGACCCTGGCCTCTAATGTGGTTGGCTGTGGCTTCATTTTAGGATGGAATCTGGTGTCCCTCATTGTAGAGTTCATCTTCCTCTCCAGAGTCTACCGGATTGTACCAGCGCTGTCCGCCAAACCGCCAGCTATGGAACATCAAAGCTATttagagaagaaaagagaaagaaaacgcTCACAAGGTAAAACAAGACTCAAACCCatgaaatataatgtatatttaaagttGCACTCAGTAGTTTGGTGTGCATTTTAGTCAATATTGTAGATATCGCTTCATACTGACACCTGATGGTGTATATAGCATATTACAGAAGCTTGTCTTTACCGATTCCTTTGTAGAAATGTGTTATTCACTATTCAGAactgattttttctttaaaattccaatttagtttctgaatttgaaatgaaatgcagTTTGAATTTAAATGGAAAGGAAGAAGAATTAACAATGAATTGACATTTATATAACTCATTTTAGCAAAATGGGAAAAGACAAACTTTAAATGTGGGATTAATAAACTCCTGTTTGAAAGTtatgaaaaaatgatttaaaagcctaaaaatttaaatttgaaggTTTAGACCTTATGCACATGAATAACAGCAAAACAACAGATATAAtgatagacagaacaacagaacgatagatagaacaatagatagatagatagatagatagatagatagatagatagatagatagatagatagatagatagatagatagatagatagatagatagatagatagatagatagatagtagtcaacatttgaagtggatcaaactggacaactttgatgaaatgttttgatccacttcaaatgttgactagtggagacagacagacagacagacagacagatagatggaagTACTGATATATAATCCAAATCCACAATACATCTTGGTTTGTTCAGGCAGGACCTCAGCATGTCCAGCTGCTGCCATCTCAGAGGAAAGCACCAGCCTGCATTTACAAGAAATAAGCCGAATACCAGTGTGCCTCCATCGGCTGCGTGGGCTCCTCAGCACCTGCCGGGAAGGATGGAGGGCGTATTATAGACAGCCTGTTTTCCTCGCCGGCCTGGGCCTGGCCTTCCTTTACACCACAGTGCTGGGCTTTGACTGCATCACCACTGGCTACGCCTACACCCAAGGCATCAGCGGCTCGCTGCTCAGCATTCTGATGGGTGTGTCGGCCGTGGCGGGGCTTCTGGGTACTGTGCTTTTCACAAAGCTGCGCAAAGCATGTGGCCTGGTCAACACTGGGGTCATTTCCAGCGCTCTGCACCTAGTTTGCCTGTTGCTTTGTTTGTGGTCCGTGTTTGCCCCCGGTAGCCCCATGGACCTCAGCATACTAAATATGGGGAATGCATCAGATGTGGGAGggatgactggaggtcaccagagGCACATATACCCACTGCGTGGAGGCAGCAACCAGCCTCTGCTGCCAGACCGTTCCTCCATTCACTGGACCAATAACACTGTGCTGTTTGAGAACGCACCAGCAGGGACTGAACCAGAGTCTTACGTCTCCATCATCCTGCTGTTCCTTGGAGTCATTACAGCTCGAGTTGGTAAGTAGATGCCTGCTTTGTCCTatgattttgagaaaaaatatatatatatatatatatgtatatatatatatatatatatatatatatatatatatatatatatgaaaaaaaaaagtcactcaaAATCACTAAAGCACCAACTatgattttgagaaaaaaaaaagtctctcatgctcactaaggtactttttcaatttgaatatatttttaaaatgtaattaattcctgtgatgctaaAGCATTTCAGcgtcaatactccagtcttcagtgtcacatgatccttcagatatcattctaatatgctgattttatccacaagaaacatttctgattattatctatGTTGGAAACAGATAtgctgctttttgtgtgtgtgtttgtatgaaaattataataaaaaaattataatcagcattctttggtgaatagaataaaaatagaaataaacagaaatagaaataaaaatagaaaacaaatagaaatctttgtaattattatttaaaaaataaattggcaaaatcttttattatttcttaggAAAAATCTTTCAACAAAATTGTTTCATTGCTTAATTAAAAGCGTCTGTTTGCAAAACAAAGTCATGTTTATGGAAGCGTATATTTtgatctcaaaattctgacttttttcttaaaattctgaaaaatgtgagacataaactcagagtTGCGAGATACTTGCAAGACACTTTCAGAAAAAACTCtcatgcaagtttttttttgcaagttacAAACTCACAATACTGAaaagaaaagtccaaattgtgagaaaTATACTAGGatttgcgagaaaaaaaagtcataatggtgtgataaaaattcattttttaattctaaattaatatctgacaattctgaatttatatctcccaattctgactttttaccTCATAAAACAGGGAAATGTTATTAAAGAGATGACAACAAGTCAGTATGAGTAAAGTATGAGAGAGTTTATGAAAGTCAAGATTATTTCTGGttctaaaatgtcatgtggtatgACTCATCTTAATTTAGTAAGAATCGTACACTAACTGATTATATTACAAGTTATATCACCATGACGTGCAACCTAAAATAATATACGTTGTGgtgttgtggt
This genomic stretch from Cyprinus carpio isolate SPL01 chromosome B16, ASM1834038v1, whole genome shotgun sequence harbors:
- the si:ch211-254p10.2 gene encoding solute carrier family 40 member 1, with amino-acid sequence MSLRTEGAQCGGVAVEFDNDNDRDSPVTKTRNIPQSALIYLKGPKFLIYVSGALSMWGDRMWHFAISVFLIELYGHNLLLTGIFGLVVAGSVLLLGALIGDWVDRNPRNKVAHASLFIQNISVTVCSIVLMLVFSYKKWIEEIWDGWLTVVCYTVVIVLADVANLASTALTIAIQRDWIVVITGYNRGHLAGMNATMRRIDQVTNILAPLAVGQVMTLASNVVGCGFILGWNLVSLIVEFIFLSRVYRIVPALSAKPPAMEHQSYLEKKRERKRSQGRTSACPAAAISEESTSLHLQEISRIPVCLHRLRGLLSTCREGWRAYYRQPVFLAGLGLAFLYTTVLGFDCITTGYAYTQGISGSLLSILMGVSAVAGLLGTVLFTKLRKACGLVNTGVISSALHLVCLLLCLWSVFAPGSPMDLSILNMGNASDVGGMTGGHQRHIYPLRGGSNQPLLPDRSSIHWTNNTVLFENAPAGTEPESYVSIILLFLGVITARVGLWSFDLTVTQLLQETICESERGVVNGVQSSMNYLMDLLHFIMVISAPQPQHFGILVIISILFIFTGHTMYFLYARKIKRKPRTNT